A single window of Liolophura sinensis isolate JHLJ2023 chromosome 6, CUHK_Ljap_v2, whole genome shotgun sequence DNA harbors:
- the LOC135467780 gene encoding arsenite methyltransferase-like codes for MSTEEGDAVRDSVKDYYGKRLQKTEDLELKACTVLSEYRMPKFVREVFSLIHEEVMARYYGCGLVVPEKLNGMRVLDLGSGSGQDCYVVSKLVGEKGFVTGIDMTDEQLDIARKHIDYHTEKFGYSKPNVEFVKGFIEKLGEAGIKENSYDIIISNCVINLSPDKEAVLREAYKTLKVGGELFFSDVYADCRVPESARKHEVLWGECISGALWWKDLNSLAAEIGFSKPRIVTAAEIPIEKEEFKKILGDARFVSVTYRLFKLPPRDQFKDSRLVIYNGEITGYEKEIIFDHKFTFKKGDVVQVDSELSTILQLSRFQDEFDFQPVSKKTCNGSAPDSCCPSSSLTEDPFQYLADLKKKGIVPAAPCCSTGDKGCC; via the exons ATGTCTACTGAAGAGGGTGATGCAGTAAGGGACTCCGTGAAAGATTACTATGGGAAGAGGTTACAGAAGACGGAGGACCTGGAACTGAAGGCCTGTACTGTTCTCAGCGAGTACAGGATGCCCAAGTTTGTGCGCGAGGTGTTCAGTCTCATTCATGAAGAAGTCATGGCCAG GTATTACGGCTGTGGGTTGGTTGTGCCGGAGAAGCTGAATGGGATGAGGGTACTGGACCTGGGTAGTGGTAGTGGTCAGGACTGTTATGTGGTCAGCAAGCTAGTAGGAGAGAAAGGATTTGTCACAGGCATTGACATGACAGATGAACAG CTGGATATAGCCCGCAAACATATTGACTACCACACAGAGAAGTTTGGCTATTCAAAGCCTAATGTGGAGTTTGTGAAAGGATTTATAGAGAAACTGGGGGAGGCTGGAATAAAGGAAAACAGCTATGACATCATCAT ATCTAACTGTGTGATCAACCTCTCACCAGACAAGGAGGCAGTATTGAGAGAAGcttacaaaacactgaag GTTGGTGGCGAGctgtttttcagtgatgtttatGCGGACTGCAGAGTTCCTGAAAGTGCTCGGAAACATGAGGTTTTGTGGG GTGAATGTATCTCTGGTGCTTTGTGGTGGAAAGACCTAAACAGTCTGGCTGCTGAGATTGGCTTCAGCAAACCCCGCATTGTTACGGCAGCTGAGATACCAATAGAGAAGGAGGAGTTCAAGAAAATTTTAG GTGATGCCAGGTTTGTGTCTGTCACATACCGGCTGTTCAAACTCCCTCCCAGGGACCAGTTCAAGGACAGCAGACTTGTTATTTACAATGGAGAAATAACAGGTTACGAGAAAGAGATCATTTTTGatcacaaatttacatttaaa AAAGGAGATGTTGTTCAGGTAGATTCCGAGCTGTCAACCATTCTGCAGCTCTCCCGCTTCCAGGATGAGTTTGACTTTCAGCCAGTGTCAAAGAAAACCTGCAATGGATCAGCACCCGATAGCTGCTGTCCATCTTCAAGCCTG